From Echinicola soli, a single genomic window includes:
- a CDS encoding DinB family protein, which produces MKTQSATASQELFVSTEVMLKHWQGHRNLTRRTIEAFPEDKLFNYSVGDMRTFAQLVMEMIDIAVPGVKGLATGNWEQVEEFDHTKSMPNTKEGLLELWDKVTKIIDETWPNITSERFQKVEVAFGQYENANYDTLFYFVDNEIHHRGQGYVYLRSLGIEPPFFWER; this is translated from the coding sequence ATGAAAACGCAATCCGCAACAGCCAGTCAGGAATTATTTGTATCTACCGAAGTCATGTTAAAGCATTGGCAGGGACACAGAAACCTTACCCGCAGGACCATTGAAGCCTTCCCTGAAGACAAGCTTTTCAACTATTCGGTTGGAGACATGCGTACATTTGCGCAATTGGTGATGGAGATGATCGATATCGCTGTGCCTGGAGTGAAGGGGCTGGCCACCGGGAACTGGGAGCAGGTGGAGGAATTTGACCACACCAAATCCATGCCCAACACCAAGGAAGGTCTGCTGGAATTATGGGATAAAGTGACCAAAATAATCGATGAAACCTGGCCAAACATTACTTCAGAGCGGTTCCAGAAGGTGGAGGTGGCCTTTGGCCAGTATGAAAATGCCAACTATGATACCTTGTTCTATTTCGTGGATAATGAGATCCATCACCGTGGCCAAGGCTATGTGTACTTGAGAAGCCTGGGCATCGAGCCACCATTCTTCTGGGAGAGGTAA
- a CDS encoding 2'-5' RNA ligase family protein has product MKPKSHYQSLFQAARQQLIKDEYEVDQKIGDLSDTRRGITLLARPDLNCKTNIAAFLNKLQLLDPSQYYYPQSDLHITIMSIISCYEGFQLRQINPKEYICVILKSLSETPPFKIHFAGVTLSPAGVLLQGYPDGEALQYLRDRLRQHFKSSSLQQSLDKRYAIQTAHSTIMRYKYPLKNKNKFLQTIESNRHTDFGTFTVNELELVFNDWYQRKENVQLLHRLPLTNHR; this is encoded by the coding sequence ATGAAGCCAAAATCACATTATCAATCACTTTTTCAAGCCGCACGCCAGCAATTAATCAAAGATGAATACGAGGTAGATCAAAAAATCGGCGACCTTTCCGATACCAGACGTGGCATCACCTTACTGGCCCGACCCGATCTTAACTGCAAAACCAATATCGCTGCTTTTCTGAACAAACTGCAGCTACTTGATCCCTCACAATATTATTATCCCCAATCCGACCTGCACATTACGATCATGTCTATCATTTCCTGTTATGAGGGATTTCAGCTCAGGCAAATAAACCCAAAGGAATATATCTGTGTCATCCTCAAAAGCCTCTCTGAAACTCCTCCTTTCAAAATCCACTTTGCAGGTGTCACGCTAAGCCCTGCAGGAGTACTGCTACAGGGATATCCGGACGGGGAAGCCCTTCAGTATTTACGGGATCGGTTACGCCAGCACTTCAAATCGTCATCCCTTCAGCAAAGTCTGGACAAGCGTTATGCCATTCAAACGGCCCACAGCACCATCATGCGCTATAAATATCCACTAAAAAACAAAAATAAATTCCTCCAAACGATTGAGTCCAATAGGCATACTGATTTCGGTACATTTACCGTAAACGAACTGGAGTTGGTATTTAATGATTGGTACCAGCGAAAAGAAAACGTACAATTACTCCATAGGCTACCACTCACCAACCATCGCTGA
- a CDS encoding RagB/SusD family nutrient uptake outer membrane protein has protein sequence MRNIKKLFGSIALASVVAAGCAELDQYPEATTSKSAVFNSENGLNLYANSFYNALPTARNIHSGDEMADYAARTQVPDFIRPGNFNPSQSSGWNWEDLRNINYFLENNNSEEVGKETRDHFNALARFFRAFFYFEKVKRFGDVPWINTPMSVDDPALFDGRDPRTLVMDSVLADLDYAIANIGEEEDESRSLITKNVVLGIKSRICLFEGTFRKYHEDYELTSSVEKWLNEAASAAKQVMDNGNFSLYKSAGEDFSYRSLFISEKPVAQEIMLAVVIDPSLSIFHDANWWWTSSTYGARVSLTRDFIRTYLNEDGTPFTELSGHETMTFMEETENRDKRLQQTIRMGDYTRVNAGTVVPAPPIFSYTYTGYQPIKWTLDDMYFDGGNRNTNSVSILRYAEVLLNYAEARAELGEFTEADWILTIGALRERAGITGNLSMPTMSDPYLQQTYFPEITDPVLLEIRRERGIELVLEGFRFYDIVRWNKGELMEMPWNGFYVPALNTPLDLNEDGILDVAFYTQLPSSQVDGVTYINVSKNLDSGINPQQLEEGNKGEIQWLDHQPRKWEEKNYLYPIPENDLLMNPALGQNPGW, from the coding sequence ATGAGAAATATCAAAAAACTATTTGGATCCATTGCCCTAGCAAGTGTGGTCGCAGCTGGCTGCGCCGAGCTGGACCAATATCCTGAGGCCACTACTTCAAAAAGCGCTGTCTTTAACAGTGAAAATGGCCTGAACTTATATGCAAACTCCTTCTATAATGCCCTGCCCACAGCCAGAAACATCCATTCTGGTGATGAAATGGCAGACTATGCTGCCCGGACACAGGTGCCGGATTTTATAAGACCGGGCAACTTCAACCCTTCACAAAGTAGCGGATGGAATTGGGAAGACCTTCGGAATATTAATTACTTCCTAGAAAACAACAACAGTGAAGAAGTAGGCAAAGAAACCAGGGATCATTTTAACGCCCTTGCCCGCTTCTTTAGGGCTTTCTTCTACTTCGAAAAAGTAAAACGCTTCGGTGACGTGCCTTGGATCAATACTCCCATGTCCGTAGATGACCCCGCGCTATTTGACGGCCGTGATCCGAGGACGTTGGTAATGGACTCTGTTTTGGCTGATCTGGATTATGCCATTGCCAATATCGGTGAAGAGGAAGATGAAAGCCGGAGCCTTATCACCAAAAATGTAGTGTTGGGAATTAAATCTCGTATTTGTCTCTTTGAAGGAACCTTCAGAAAATATCATGAAGATTATGAACTGACCAGCTCGGTAGAAAAATGGCTCAACGAAGCGGCATCAGCCGCCAAGCAAGTAATGGATAATGGGAATTTCTCCCTGTACAAAAGCGCTGGAGAGGATTTTTCCTATCGCTCACTATTTATCAGCGAAAAGCCCGTGGCACAAGAAATCATGCTGGCAGTCGTAATTGACCCTTCCCTTAGCATATTTCATGATGCCAACTGGTGGTGGACCAGTTCCACTTATGGTGCCAGGGTGAGTTTGACAAGAGATTTTATCCGCACTTATCTAAATGAAGATGGCACGCCGTTTACGGAGCTTTCAGGGCATGAAACCATGACCTTTATGGAAGAAACCGAAAACAGGGACAAAAGGCTACAACAAACCATTCGTATGGGCGACTACACCCGTGTCAATGCCGGTACAGTAGTGCCTGCCCCTCCAATATTTTCCTATACCTACACTGGTTACCAACCTATCAAATGGACACTGGATGATATGTATTTTGATGGAGGTAACAGAAACACCAACAGCGTAAGTATTCTTCGTTACGCCGAGGTGTTGCTAAACTACGCCGAGGCCAGAGCAGAACTGGGTGAATTTACTGAAGCAGATTGGATACTGACCATTGGAGCGCTGCGCGAAAGGGCTGGCATCACCGGAAACCTTAGCATGCCCACAATGTCTGACCCTTACTTACAACAAACCTATTTTCCCGAAATCACGGATCCTGTGCTTTTGGAAATCCGACGAGAGCGAGGCATTGAGTTGGTTTTGGAGGGATTCAGATTCTATGATATCGTCCGATGGAACAAAGGCGAGTTAATGGAAATGCCTTGGAATGGGTTCTATGTACCAGCTCTCAATACTCCACTAGATCTCAATGAAGATGGAATTCTTGATGTGGCATTTTACACCCAACTTCCATCCAGCCAAGTGGACGGGGTGACCTATATCAATGTCAGCAAAAACCTTGACTCAGGGATCAATCCACAGCAGCTGGAGGAAGGCAATAAAGGAGAGATCCAATGGCTGGACCATCAGCCACGCAAATGGGAGGAAAAAAATTACCTCTATCCTATTCCTGAGAATGACCTACTGATGAATCCTGCTCTGGGACAGAATCCAGGCTGGTAA
- a CDS encoding endonuclease/exonuclease/phosphatase family protein, translating to MSKNRFKTYLVAVFALLGTFILSMKAQAQSEQLTVATFNIRYDNPGDAPNNWGHRKEVVVDLIQFHGFDIFGIQEGLKHQVEYLDEHLSSFAYVGVGRDDGEEKGEYSAIFYNKEKFEVLESNTFWLSTDTTKPNKGWDAALPRICTWAKMEDKASGQQFYFFNTHFDHVGTEARQESGKLILSKIKEADQAGIPVMLTGDFNVDQENPAYLLLENSEELKDCYKAADIRYANNGTFNSFNNTKSTDKRIDHVFVSEFLHVKKYGILTDTYHNLYPSDHFPVMAVIEWDF from the coding sequence GTGAGCAAAAACCGATTTAAAACTTATCTAGTAGCAGTCTTTGCACTGCTGGGAACATTTATTTTATCAATGAAGGCCCAGGCACAAAGTGAACAGCTCACTGTGGCTACTTTCAATATTCGCTACGACAACCCCGGTGATGCCCCCAATAACTGGGGCCACCGTAAGGAGGTAGTAGTGGACCTGATCCAATTCCATGGCTTTGACATCTTTGGGATCCAGGAAGGGCTAAAACACCAAGTAGAATACCTGGACGAACACCTGTCCAGCTTTGCTTATGTCGGCGTGGGCAGGGATGACGGAGAGGAAAAGGGGGAATACTCCGCTATCTTCTATAATAAGGAGAAATTTGAGGTACTGGAAAGCAATACCTTTTGGCTTTCGACAGACACCACCAAGCCCAACAAAGGCTGGGACGCAGCCCTTCCGAGAATCTGCACTTGGGCCAAAATGGAAGACAAGGCCAGTGGCCAGCAATTCTATTTCTTCAATACGCATTTTGACCATGTGGGTACGGAAGCCCGTCAAGAAAGCGGCAAGCTGATCCTCAGCAAGATCAAGGAAGCCGACCAAGCAGGTATCCCGGTCATGCTTACGGGAGACTTTAACGTCGATCAGGAAAATCCCGCTTACCTGCTTTTGGAAAATTCCGAAGAACTTAAAGACTGCTATAAAGCTGCGGACATACGCTACGCAAACAATGGCACCTTTAACAGCTTCAACAACACCAAAAGCACGGACAAGCGCATCGACCATGTCTTCGTGAGTGAATTCCTACATGTCAAAAAATACGGTATCCTTACCGATACCTATCATAATCTTTACCCCTCTGACCATTTCCCAGTGATGGCCGTGATCGAATGGGATTTTTAG
- the ygiD gene encoding 4,5-DOPA-extradiol-dioxygenase, producing MKNLGDFNRFTSNLKEDGPQMPVLFVGHGSPMNGIEDNVFSGYWKKLGQEIPRPKAVLVVSAHWLSRGTRITAMDFPRTIHDFGGFPRALFEVQYPAPGHPDLAKATAEGFYTAKVELDHEWGLDHGTWTVVRHMYPEADIPVLQLSIDYYQSPQYHYELAKELLHLRKKGVLIIGSGNMVHNLRMVAWDKLSEPEYGYDWAIEMNEQFKQLITDGNHRALMDFHKLGKAAQLAIPTPDHYIPLLYILGLKRGGENVRFFNDKVVGGSLTMTSAVFG from the coding sequence ATGAAAAACTTAGGTGATTTTAATCGTTTTACAAGTAATTTGAAAGAAGATGGCCCGCAAATGCCGGTGTTGTTTGTCGGCCATGGCTCACCCATGAATGGAATCGAAGACAATGTGTTTTCAGGTTATTGGAAAAAGCTGGGGCAAGAAATTCCCCGTCCAAAGGCCGTTTTGGTGGTTTCTGCCCATTGGCTGAGCCGGGGAACGCGGATTACAGCCATGGATTTTCCAAGAACCATTCATGATTTTGGTGGATTTCCAAGAGCACTCTTTGAGGTTCAATACCCGGCGCCAGGCCACCCTGATCTGGCAAAGGCAACAGCTGAAGGCTTTTACACAGCAAAAGTGGAACTTGATCACGAATGGGGATTGGATCATGGCACCTGGACGGTGGTGCGCCATATGTATCCGGAAGCAGACATTCCTGTACTTCAGCTAAGTATTGATTATTATCAGTCTCCCCAATACCACTATGAACTGGCCAAAGAGCTCCTTCACCTTCGCAAAAAGGGAGTGTTGATCATCGGTAGTGGTAATATGGTGCATAATCTACGTATGGTGGCATGGGACAAATTAAGTGAGCCTGAGTACGGCTATGACTGGGCTATCGAAATGAATGAGCAGTTTAAGCAACTGATCACTGATGGAAATCATCGGGCATTGATGGATTTCCATAAGCTGGGCAAAGCTGCACAGCTGGCCATTCCCACTCCCGATCATTATATTCCGCTGCTTTATATTTTGGGGCTGAAAAGAGGAGGGGAGAATGTCCGTTTTTTTAATGATAAAGTAGTGGGCGGCTCCTTGACCATGACCTCAGCGGTGTTTGGATAG